The Bos indicus x Bos taurus breed Angus x Brahman F1 hybrid chromosome 3, Bos_hybrid_MaternalHap_v2.0, whole genome shotgun sequence genome includes a window with the following:
- the LOC113890418 gene encoding olfactory receptor 10T2-like, with product MKRQNQSMITEFILIGFSNLGDLQILLFFIFLLVYLTTLTANATIMTVIHLDRALHTPMYFFLFVLSCSETCYTLVIVPKMLTNLLSTAPTISLSGCVAQLYFFVGLACTNCFLIAVMGYDRYVAICNPLNYTLIVSRATCTQLVLASSFCGFLISVVVNVLVFSVPFCSSNRINHFFCDISPVIKLGCTDTNLKEMVIFFLSILVLLVPLVLIFISYVFIVSTILKISSVEGQRKTFATCASHLTVVIVHYGCASFIYLRPTSLYSSDKDRLVAVTYTVITPLLNPLVYTLRNKEVKTALKKVLSRYLLSKTV from the coding sequence ATGAAAAGGCAGAACCAGAGCATGATCACCGAGTTCATCCTTATAGGCTTCTCAAACCTAGGGGATCTGCAGATCCTTCTCTTCTTTATCTTCCTCCTGGTCTACCTGACCACTCTGACGGCCAATGCCACCATCATGACAGTCATTCATCTGGATCGGGCTTTGCACACCCCTATGTACTTCTTTCTCTTTGTCCTCTCCTGTTCTGAAACGTGCTACACCTTGGTCATTGTACCAAAAATGCTGACCAACCTGCTTTCCACAGCTCCAACTATTTCATTATCTGGGTGTGTGGCCCAGCTCTATTTCTTTGTGGGCTTGGCTTGTACCAACTGTTTCCTAATTGCTGTAATGGGCTATGATCGCTATGTTGCCATCTGCAACCCTCTCAACTACACACTCATTGTCAGCAGAGCCACCTGCACACAGCTGGTTTTAGCCTCAAGCTTCTGTGGTTTCCTGATCTCTGTGGTTGTCAACGTCCTGGTGTTTAGTGTACCCTTCTGTTCCTCCAATCGGATcaaccacttcttctgtgacattTCCCCTGTCATAAAACTGGGCTGCACAGACACCAACCTGAAGGAGATGGTTATCTTCTTCCTCAGCATTCTGGTATTGCTGGTTCCCTTAGTGCTTATCTTCATCTCCTATGTCTTCATTGTTTCCACCATCCTCAAGATTTCCTCAGTAGAGGGGCAGCGTAAGACCTTCGccacctgtgcctcccacctCACAGTGGTCATTGTCCACTATGGTTGTGCTTCCTTTATCTACTTGAGGCCCACATCCCTGTACTCCTCAGATAAGGATCGGCTTGTGGCAGTGACCTATACAGTGATTACCCCACTACTTAACCCTCTTGTCTATACACTAAGAAACAAAGAAGTAAAGACAGCTCTGAAAAAGGTTCTCAGTAGGTACTTGCTTTCCAAAACTGTATGA
- the LOC113890419 gene encoding olfactory receptor 10T2, translating to MQGFNRTAVVTQFILVGFSSLEELQVLLFVIFLLLYLTILMANAIIMTVICFSRTLHTPMYGFLFILSFSESCYTFVIIPQLLVHLLSATKTISFIACATQLFFFLGFACTNCFLIAVMGYDRYVAICHPLRYTLIMSKRLGLGLVSLSTVTGFFIALVATNLICGMHFCGPNRVNHYFCDMAPVIKLACTDTHVKELALFSLSILIIMMPFLLILVSYGFIVNTILKIPSAEGKRKAFATCASHLTVVFVHYGCASIIYLRPKSKSASDKDQLVAATYTVVTPLLNPLVYSLRNKEVKTALKRVLGMPVATK from the coding sequence ATGCAAGGTTTCAATAGAACCGCTGTGGTTACACAGTTCATCCTGGTGGGGTTTTCTAGCCTGGAGGAGCTCCAAGTGCTGCTTTTTGTCATCTTCCTCCTTCTGTACTTGACCATCCTAATGGCCAATGCAATCATCATGACTGTTATCTGCTTCAGCAGGACTTTACACACTCCCATGTATGGTTTCCTATTCATCCTTTCCTTTTCTGAGTCCTGCTACACTTTCGTCATCATCCCTCAGCTGCTGGTCCACCTGCTTTCAGCCACCAAGACTATCTCTTTCATAGCCTGTGCCACCCAGCTCTTCTTCTTCCTTGGCTTTGCATGTACCAACTGCTTTCTCATTGCTGTGATGGGATATGATCGCTATGTGGCAATTTGCCACCCCCTGAGGTACACACTCATCATGAGCAAAAGGCTAGGTTTGGGGTTGGTATCTCTGTCAACAGTCACAGGTTTCTTTATTGCTTTGGTGGCCACCAACCTCATATGTGGCATGCATTTTTGTGGCCCAAACAGGGTCAACCACTATTTCTGTGACATGGCACCAGTTATTAAATTAGCCTGCACAGACACTCATGTAAAAGAACTAGCTCTGTTCAGCCTCAGCATCCTGATAATCATGATGCCTTTTCTGCTAATTCTCGTATCCTATGGCTTCATTGTTAACACCATCCTGAAGATCCCCTCggctgagggcaagaggaaagcATTTGCCACCTGTGCCTCACACCTCACTGTGGTCTTTGTCCACTATGGCTGTGCCTCCATCATATACCTTCGGCCCAAATCCAAGTCTGCTTCAGACAAAGACCAGTTGGTGGCAGCGACCTACACAGTGGTTACTCCCCTACTTAATCCTCTTGTCTACAGTCTCAGGAACAAGGAGGTAAAGACTGCACTGAAAAGAGTTCTGGGAATGCCTGTGGCAACCAAGTAA